From the genome of Mucispirillum schaedleri ASF457:
TCAAAGAAAAATCATATTTTGCAGGATCTTCAGGGTTTAAATCTCTAAAAAAATCAGTTACCTTTATAACTGCTTTTTTCCCTTTTTCATTTTTTTCTATTATACCTAAATTACATGCTAAACGGAGTATATGAGTATCTGACGGCATATAAAGGCTTTTTTTGTTAAACTCATTCCAAAATCCAAAATCAACATCATCTTTTCTAACCATCCAGCGTAAAAACATATATAAACGCTTTGATGCAGATTTCCCAGGCACTGGAAGTAAAAAATTTAATCCTTGAGTTATTTCATCTAAATGTGAACGAAGAAGTATTATACCTTTATCAATATTTTCAACAGTTACCGCATCAGCAGCTTTAAAAAGGCCATATATGCTGCCATATTTATCATATACTTTTTTCATAAGTTTTGAATATGCTGCAACATCTTCTTTTGTTTGAAATCTGTAATATAGGCTGTTATTTATATCAGTATTCAAGCTGCTAATAGAGCTTCCTGCATTCTCAAAATATTTATATAAAAAACCTTGTATCGCTTTCATATTACCATAAGCAAAAGATGCTGAAGTAAATGCTATAAACTCAGTATCCCCTTTTATCTCGTGAGGAAATCTTATAGGATCAGAATAAATATATTCTTTATTATTATAAAATTTATATAAATATTCCAAAAAATTATATATTTTATCTTTATCTGCAGAAGTCATCTTTTTTTACCTTTAACCTTGTTATATTAATATTTTGAAGCGGCATATACTGACGCATAAGTTCTATTAAATTAAACCCGCCTGCATTACCTGCTTTTAATA
Proteins encoded in this window:
- a CDS encoding TIGR02757 family protein, whose protein sequence is MTSADKDKIYNFLEYLYKFYNNKEYIYSDPIRFPHEIKGDTEFIAFTSASFAYGNMKAIQGFLYKYFENAGSSISSLNTDINNSLYYRFQTKEDVAAYSKLMKKVYDKYGSIYGLFKAADAVTVENIDKGIILLRSHLDEITQGLNFLLPVPGKSASKRLYMFLRWMVRKDDVDFGFWNEFNKKSLYMPSDTHILRLACNLGIIEKNEKGKKAVIKVTDFFRDLNPEDPAKYDFSLTRLGIISGCQYSENDICEKCSHQKICLFH